The DNA sequence CCGATCAGCCGGGGTACGCCGGTGCCCGCCACGATCTCGTACTTGCGTTCGCGCTCGATCACCGACGACGGCGCTGCCATGGTCGTCCTCCCTGGGGTCCGGTTCTCCTTGGTGCATACCCGGCGCGCGGTCCGCCGACACGGGATTCGGCGCGCGAGCAGCGGGTATCCGTGCCGGAAACCCGAGCCCGGACCAGGAGCGTGCATGAACGGCAGCCACCCCGCAACCGACCTGACGATCGTCCTCGCCGGTGACCACCGGGAGCTCGACCGGCTCTGCACCGAGCTCGAACTCGGCCAGGGCAGCCCGGAGAACCGCAAGGACCTCTCCGACCACCTGATCGCGGCGCTGGTCCGGCACACCGTCGCCGAGGAGCCCTTCCTCGACGGCGAAGGCGACCTCGCCGAAGCGGACCGGCTGATGCGGCAGCTGGAGGGCGCGGGACCGCAGGAGACCCGCTTCGAGCGGCTGCTGGGCGGGCTCATCCGCGCGGTCCGGCGGCACGTCCGCGACGAAGGGCCCGCGGCCGTGACCGAGGTGCGGCGCCGTTGTTCCCCCGAACGGCGGGACACGCTGGGCCGGGCGGTCCTCGAGGCCAGGGACGCCGCCGCGACGCTGCCGCACCCCGACCTGGCCGACCGGGTGCCGCCGGCCGGGCGGCTGTGGCCGGGGCCGGGGTTCGTCGACCGCGCGAGAGCGGCGTTGCGCGGGCCGGGGCGCGACGAGAACGCATCGGCATCGGGTTGAATGGGTCCGTCACCCCATCACGGACACAGTGAGGACCGATGAGCGTCAGCGAAGAGGAGTGGGCCCGGGACCGGGCCTGGTTCGGGCAGGACGGCGCACCGCCGCCGGGCCCCTTGGCGGGGCAGTTCGCCGACCTCACGCGGACGCTGCTCGACGTGACCCCGACGGTCGGCGGCGTGCTCAAGCTCGTCGTCGGCGCCGCGGTCGCGATCGTCCCGGACGCCCACCTGGTCAGCGTCACCCTGCGCGACCCCGACGGCCGGTTCCACACGCCGGTCGAGACCGATCCCGTGGCCCTGGAGCTCGACCAGCTGCAGTACGACCACGGCGAAGGCCCGTGCGTGGAGTCGGCCCGGCCGGACGGCCCCGCCATCGGCTGGTCCCAGGACGTCGGCCGCGACCCGCGCTGGCCGTCGTTCGGCCCGGGCACGGCCCGGCGCGGCTACCACTCGGTGCTGGCGACGGCGCTGGTCCCGGACGCCCGCCCGCCGCGGCTGTCGGGGGCGCTCAACATCTATTCGCGCACGCCGGGGGCGTTCGACCGCCAGGCCATCGACACCGCGCTCCTGCTGGCCACCCACGCCTCGCTGGCGCTGGCCCACACCGAAGCCGTCGCCGCGGCCGAGCTGGAATCCGAGCACCTGCGCCGCGCGATCGACAGCCGCGACGTCATCGGCCAGGCGAAGGGCATCCTGATGCAACGCCGCGGCATCACGGCCGACGAAGCCTTCGACGTGCTGCGCCGCGCGTCCCAGGACCTGAACGTGAAGCTCGCCGACCTCGCCCGCACCCTCGCGACCCGGCACACCGAGGTCGACCTGCCGGCTCGCGAGGGCTGAGCCTCACTGCGCCGAGTAGGGCGACCGGTGCTCCAGCGACGGGCTGACCTCCGGGTACCGGCCGTCCTGACCCGGCACCGGGGTCACGGTCGGGGTCTGCGGCTCCACCCGCTGCTGGCGGCCGCCGCGCTGGACGACCGCTTCGACTTCCTGCTCGCCGCGGATGCGGGCCAGCACGCCGAGGGTGATCGCGTGGGCGATCGCGAGGATCAGGAGCAGGACGCCGAGGCGGCCGACGACACCGGGCAGGTCGCTGTCGCCCATGTCGATGGTCGAGATCAAGGCCAGCACACCCAGCGTCGCCAGGTGGAACAGCACCGTGACCAGGCGGGTCATCGAAGCGCCCGCCGCCGGATCGCCGTAGGAGTTCTCCAGGTACCGGCGGCCGCTGCGGTAGATGATCTGCCCGTCGATGAGGACCAGCGCGATGCCGATCGCGAGGAACGACAGATACGCGTTCGTGGTCATGCCGGACGCTCCTTCCAGGGGGACCTTGCCGGGGGAATACCCTCGGCGTCGCTCAGGGAAACGCCGCGGTCACCCCGTGAAAGCGTCCGGGTCCGGTCCGGTGCGCCGGCCCGCGTCGAGCTCGCCGATCGCCGCCATGTCCTCGTCGTCGAGTTCGAAGCCGAAGACGTCGATGTTCTGCCGGATCCGGTCCGGCGACGACGACTTGGGGAACACGATGTTCCCGAGCTGCAGGTGCCAGCGCAGCACGACCTGCGCGGCCGTCCGCCCGTGCTTGCGCGCCAGGTCGGTGAGCACCGCATCGTCGAGCACTTCGGCCTGCGCGAGCGGGCTCCACGCCTCGGTCGCGATCCCGTGCTCCCGGTGGTACGCGCGCAGGTCCGGTTGCTGCAGCGCGGGGTGCAGCTCGATCTGGTTGACCGCGGGCACCGTGCCGGTTTCTTCGGCGAGCCGGTCGAGGTGCGCCGGCTGGAAGTTCGACACGCCGATCGCGCGCGCCTTGCCCGCGCGCAGGATCTCCTCGAAGCCCTGCCACGTGCGGACGTAGTTCTCCTTGTGCGGCAACGGCCAGTGGATCAGGTACAGGTCGACGTGGTCGAAGCCGAGCCGCCGCAGGCTGCCTTCCAGCGCGGTGATGGCGTTGTCGTGGCCGTGCGCGTCGTTCGCCAGTTTCGTCGTGACGAAGACGTCTTCGCGTTTCAAGCCCGATTCCGCGATTCCCGCGCCGACGCCCGCTTCGTTCCGGTACATCTGCGCGGTGTCGACGTGGCGGTACCCGGCTTCGAGGGCCGTTCGCACGGCCTGCGCGGTTTCTTCCGGCGGGATCTGGAAAACGCCGAACCCGAACTGCGGGATCCGCACGCCGTTGTTCAGTGCGACGGTGGGAACGTCGGCGGTGGTGGTCGTCATGCTGGCGGCCTACCCGGGGTTCCCGGACGCGAAACACGGCGGGGCGGCCGTCCGCCGCCCCGCCGCGTGATTCACCCTGATCGGGTTAGCTACCCGGACGCTCCACGTCACCGCGCCAGCCGCCGGACTCCCGGCCCTGCCGCTCGATGAACTCCTTGAAGCGCTTCATGTCACCCTTCACCCGGCGGTCGAGCACGCCCAGCTTGTCGGCGACGTTCTCGGCGAACCCCTCCGGGTCGATGTCCATCTGCGCGGTGACGCGCGTGTGCGCGTCGCCGAGCCGGTGGAAGGTGATGACGCCGGCGTGGTCCGGCCCGGAATCGGACGTCCACGCGATCCGCTCGTCGGGGTGCTGTTCGGTGATCGTCGCGTCGAATTCGCGCGTCACGCCACCGAACCGCGTCACCCAGTGGGTGTGCGTGGCGTCGAGCTGGCGGATCTGTTCGACGCCTTCCATGAACCGGGGGAATTCCTCGAACTGCGTCCACTGGTTGTAGGCGGTCGAAACGGGGACTTCCACGTCCACGATTTCGGTGATCGTGCTCATGCACTCCTCCTGCTCGGTGGTGGAATTCCCCGGCTACCCGGTGGTGCGGCGGTCAAACCCGGCGTGATTGACCCGCCGCGCGCCGGGTACCCGGCGGTCAGGTGAAGGAGGTGTTCCGTGATCGAAGAGGTGAACCGGAAACCGCCGGCGGACCGCTCCGTCGGCGAACTGGTGACGGACTTGACCGGCGAAGTCAAACGACTGGTCCGGGACGAGATGCGGCTCGCGGTCTTCGAACTGCAGCGCAAGGGCAAGAAAATGGGCTTCGGCGCCGGGCTGTTCGGCGCGGCGGGGCTCTTCGCGCTGTTCGGCGCCGCCACGCTGGTCGCCGCCGCGGTGCTGGCGCTGGCGCTGGTCGTGCCCGGCTGGCTCGCGGCGGTGATCGTCGCGGTCGCGCTGTTCCTGGTCGCGGGCATCGCGGCGCTGGCCGGCAAGAAGGAAGTGACCCAGGCGGTGCCGCCGGTGCCCGAAGAAGCGATCACCGGCGTCCGCGACGACGTCGACACCGTGAAGCAAGGGGTGCGGACATGAGCGGCGACTTCCCGAAGAACGCCGAGGAGGCGCGGCTCGACCGGGACACCACCCGGGAAGAGCTGACCGAGACCCTGGAAGCGCTCGGGCAGAAGCTCGACGTGAAGACCCGGGTCAAGGAGAACGTCGACGAGAAGCTCGACGTGGCGACCGCGAAGGTCGCCGACGTGACGAACGAGCCGACCGCGGTGAAGTTCCGCCAAGGCGCCGACGCCGTCCGCGCCAACCCGGTGCCGGTCTTCGCCGGGGTGCTCGGCCTGCTGATCGTGATCCGCCTGATCGTGCGCCGGAGGAATTCGTGAACAAGGTGCTGTACAAGCCGCTCAGCTGGGTGGTCGGCGCGCTGGGCGGCGTCCTCGCCGGCCAGGCGTTCAAGCAGGTCTGGAAGCGCGTGGCCGGGGAGGACGACGCCCCCGACGCCACCGACCGCGACTACACCTGGCAGCAGGTGGTCATCGCGGCGGCGGTGCAGGGGGCGATCTTCGGTGCCGTCAAGGCCGCCACCGAGCGGGCGGGTGCGGTGGGCTACCGCAAGGCCACCGGCGACTGGCCGGGCGACGACTGAGCACAGTGGACGGACACGGGAGGGGTGGCCGCCGCGCGGTCACGCCTCCCGGCCGGGCTCGGTGGTGAGGCCGACGAGGGCGGACCCCACACGCGGGTGGGTCTTCAGCACCAGGTCCGCGCCGGTCGCCTCCAGCGAGCGCGTCACCGCGTGGCCGCCGACGACGACGGCGAGGTCGAGACGGTCGTTCGCCTGCAGCAGCGACCGGACGCCGGCGCAGCTGAGGAAGGCCACCCGGGTCAGGTCGGCGACGACCCGCTCACCCGTGGCCAGTGCTTCGTCGAGGGTGCCGACCGTGGCCGCGTCGATGTCGCCCACCAGGGTGACGACGCGGACCCCGCCCGGGCGCTCGGTGGTGGTGGCGGTCAGGCCGGCGGGTTCGTAAACGGTTCGGAAGATGTCGTGCATGGCGCTCCCTTTCGCAGCGTGCAGGGGCGCTGACCGGAGCACGTGTCTGAACAACAGCCAACACCCTGACCGTACGCCCCTGTGCCGAGAGGTCAACCCCGCGGGTTTCCCGGCCTCGACCTCGGGTAATCGACCGGCGACGAGATCAGGACGAGATCCGGTCGAGGAAAGGGGATCCATGCGTGTCGTGATCGTCGGCGGCGGCTTCGCCGGGTACAACGCCGCGAAGAGCCTGCGCAAAGAGGCCGGCGAGGACGTCGAAGTCGTCGTGCTGAACCCGACGGACTACTTCCTGTACCTGCCGCTGCTGCCGGAGGTGGCCGCCGGGATCCTGGACCCGCGGCGGGTCGCGGTGTCGATCCCCGAAACCCTCTCCGGGGTGCGCCTGGTGCTGGGCACCGCGACCGGCGTCGACTTCGATGCCCGCACGGTCGCCTACACCGACCCGGAGGACGGCGAGCACGAGATCCGCTACGACCGGCTGGTGCTGGCCGCGGGCAGCGTGAACAAGCTCCTGCCGATCCCCGGCGTCCCCGAGTACGCGCACGGCTTCCGCGGCGTGCCGGAGGCGCTGTACCTGCGTGACCACATCACGCGCCAGATCGAGCTCGCCGCCGCGGCGGACGACCCGGCCGAACGCGACGCGCGCTGCACGTTCGTGGTGGTCGGCGCGGGGTACACCGGCACCGAAGTGGCCGCGCAGGGCCCCGCGTTCACCGCCGCGCTCGCCGCGCGCCACCCCGAGCTGGACGGGCAGCCGATCCGGTGGCTGCTGCTGGACGTCGCCGACCGGGTGCTGCCGGAGCTGGCCGAGCGGCTGGGGCGGACCGCCGACGAGGTGCTGCGCTCGCGCGGCGTCGAAGTGCTGATGAAGACGTCGGTGGACAACGCCGACGCCAAGGGCGTGACGCTGACGAACGGCGACTCGGTGCCGACCCGCACGCTGGTGTGGTGCGTCGGCGTGCGGCCGGACCCGCTGGTGGCCGGCCTCGGCGTCGAAACCGCCAAGGGCCGGCTGGTGGTCACCGAGCGGCTGACCGTGCCGGGCCGCGACGACGTGTTCGCCTGCGGCGACGCGGCCGCCGTCCCCGACCTCACCCGCCCCGGCCAGTACACCGCGATGACCGCGCAGCACGCCGAGCGGCAGGGCAAGCTCGCCGGGCGCAACGTCGCGGCGTCGCTCGGCTACGGCCGCCCGGGCACCTACCGGCACCACGACCTCGGCTTCGTCGTCGACCTCGGTGCCGGCGCGGCCGCGGCGAACCCGTTGCACATCCCGCTGTCCGGGCTCCCGGCGAAGTTCGTGACGCGCGCCTACCACCTGATGGCGATGCCGGGGAACCGGGTGCGCACCGCCGCCGACTGGCTCCTGGAGCGGCTGACCGGCCGCCAGACCGTCCAATTGGGACTCGTCCGCTCGGGGTCCGTGCCGCTCGACACGGATTCGCCGGAACTCCCCCGCCGTGGAAAGGATTCCCGATGACCGTCGACCCGCTGCGCTCCGCCGGCCCGCCCGTGGTGATCGCCGGTGATCCGGCGGGTGCCAAGGTGATCGTCCTCGACCCGTCGGGCGCGGGGAGCCACGACG is a window from the Amycolatopsis sp. cg9 genome containing:
- a CDS encoding hemerythrin domain-containing protein — encoded protein: MNGSHPATDLTIVLAGDHRELDRLCTELELGQGSPENRKDLSDHLIAALVRHTVAEEPFLDGEGDLAEADRLMRQLEGAGPQETRFERLLGGLIRAVRRHVRDEGPAAVTEVRRRCSPERRDTLGRAVLEARDAAATLPHPDLADRVPPAGRLWPGPGFVDRARAALRGPGRDENASASG
- a CDS encoding ANTAR domain-containing protein, with the translated sequence MSVSEEEWARDRAWFGQDGAPPPGPLAGQFADLTRTLLDVTPTVGGVLKLVVGAAVAIVPDAHLVSVTLRDPDGRFHTPVETDPVALELDQLQYDHGEGPCVESARPDGPAIGWSQDVGRDPRWPSFGPGTARRGYHSVLATALVPDARPPRLSGALNIYSRTPGAFDRQAIDTALLLATHASLALAHTEAVAAAELESEHLRRAIDSRDVIGQAKGILMQRRGITADEAFDVLRRASQDLNVKLADLARTLATRHTEVDLPAREG
- a CDS encoding aldo/keto reductase, whose protein sequence is MTTTTADVPTVALNNGVRIPQFGFGVFQIPPEETAQAVRTALEAGYRHVDTAQMYRNEAGVGAGIAESGLKREDVFVTTKLANDAHGHDNAITALEGSLRRLGFDHVDLYLIHWPLPHKENYVRTWQGFEEILRAGKARAIGVSNFQPAHLDRLAEETGTVPAVNQIELHPALQQPDLRAYHREHGIATEAWSPLAQAEVLDDAVLTDLARKHGRTAAQVVLRWHLQLGNIVFPKSSSPDRIRQNIDVFGFELDDEDMAAIGELDAGRRTGPDPDAFTG
- a CDS encoding SRPBCC family protein — its product is MSTITEIVDVEVPVSTAYNQWTQFEEFPRFMEGVEQIRQLDATHTHWVTRFGGVTREFDATITEQHPDERIAWTSDSGPDHAGVITFHRLGDAHTRVTAQMDIDPEGFAENVADKLGVLDRRVKGDMKRFKEFIERQGRESGGWRGDVERPGS
- a CDS encoding phage holin family protein; the encoded protein is MIEEVNRKPPADRSVGELVTDLTGEVKRLVRDEMRLAVFELQRKGKKMGFGAGLFGAAGLFALFGAATLVAAAVLALALVVPGWLAAVIVAVALFLVAGIAALAGKKEVTQAVPPVPEEAITGVRDDVDTVKQGVRT
- a CDS encoding DUF3618 domain-containing protein, which encodes MSGDFPKNAEEARLDRDTTREELTETLEALGQKLDVKTRVKENVDEKLDVATAKVADVTNEPTAVKFRQGADAVRANPVPVFAGVLGLLIVIRLIVRRRNS
- a CDS encoding DUF4235 domain-containing protein; the encoded protein is MNKVLYKPLSWVVGALGGVLAGQAFKQVWKRVAGEDDAPDATDRDYTWQQVVIAAAVQGAIFGAVKAATERAGAVGYRKATGDWPGDD
- a CDS encoding STAS domain-containing protein, with protein sequence MHDIFRTVYEPAGLTATTTERPGGVRVVTLVGDIDAATVGTLDEALATGERVVADLTRVAFLSCAGVRSLLQANDRLDLAVVVGGHAVTRSLEATGADLVLKTHPRVGSALVGLTTEPGREA
- a CDS encoding NAD(P)/FAD-dependent oxidoreductase, translated to MRVVIVGGGFAGYNAAKSLRKEAGEDVEVVVLNPTDYFLYLPLLPEVAAGILDPRRVAVSIPETLSGVRLVLGTATGVDFDARTVAYTDPEDGEHEIRYDRLVLAAGSVNKLLPIPGVPEYAHGFRGVPEALYLRDHITRQIELAAAADDPAERDARCTFVVVGAGYTGTEVAAQGPAFTAALAARHPELDGQPIRWLLLDVADRVLPELAERLGRTADEVLRSRGVEVLMKTSVDNADAKGVTLTNGDSVPTRTLVWCVGVRPDPLVAGLGVETAKGRLVVTERLTVPGRDDVFACGDAAAVPDLTRPGQYTAMTAQHAERQGKLAGRNVAASLGYGRPGTYRHHDLGFVVDLGAGAAAANPLHIPLSGLPAKFVTRAYHLMAMPGNRVRTAADWLLERLTGRQTVQLGLVRSGSVPLDTDSPELPRRGKDSR